One Salvia splendens isolate huo1 chromosome 1, SspV2, whole genome shotgun sequence genomic window, GCGAGGTTCTCCGcttccgtccacttcctccgtgccgggctgtcgtcatcagccggctgcgacgactcgccgaccacccttttgcccttccccttgcccttcttcttctttggtacGCCCCGGCctcgccctactccccccgtttgaacgggagtgtctgcatcctcgagatctatccccaactcctctaaggagaaagactcacacccagtgaactgcgtctccgatggggtcgatgtgtgcgaagaagctgtcaaaaaatcaagactgaggcgatagacattgtcccccccggcgtcccctgcatcctgGGTTGCATCCCCGActgccaccccggcatcatctgcatcccgggttgcatccctgGTACCTCTgcccgccctgcatcccctgccatcccggcatactaccccTGGCTGCCAtctcgggcatcatctgctgccaagggtacatgttgtagtacccggccatcggaccccatccacctcccacgggtaccatGAGattttgagacccgctcgtcactggagtagactcgttATTGTTCTTCATTTTGCTTTATTgttcttgtacagaaattaagtgagagagaaaacttgttaaaacaagcggtgcgaatgaaaatgacgtgcaaatcgcgtatataaagtgtttcgaaaattaaaaaaaaaagtgctggccgatcgctcgtcGATCGCCCGcctacaatggcggccagccgatcggcgagcgcatcggccagcgctaaAAAATCGACGTGCGCTGCCAAAATTCTCGCCGTTTTTCCGCTCGCCGCCTACTATGGTTCGACTAACAGACCGGCCAGcaccgggaatcggctagccggttcGCTAGCCTCCGGAGATGCTGGTATTAATTTTGTGAGGAACACATTGACGATGTTCATATATAAAGTTATAGTAAAAGAAAACTCCAGAAGCATACAGATTCCTTTACACCTCCCTCTCTCGCCACACCATAAGTCGCaatcccctctctctctctctctctctctctctctctctccctccctcccttgCATTCAACAGAGAGAAACCTGTTTGATGGGGCAATGCGAGACTGAGACGTCCAGTGATGACGCTGTATCCATCGAGAAAGGGAAGAAACTCGGTGATCCCCACATAATCACGGTTAACTGTCCCGACAAGACCGGCTTGAGCTGTGACATTTCCCATGCTATTCTCGAATTCGACCTCTTTATCACTAGAGGAGGTCAATTTCACATCTTCTTTCCTTTATTGCTTCAAAACTTCATCTCTTAATACTTCCAATTACTCAATTACTCACATTGCGTTGCGGTCTCTAGATGTTTCCACTGATGGCCTATGGTGCTACATAATATTATGGGTCACACCTCATTCCAGTTCCAGATCACATGCTGTGAGGTGGGGCAATTTAAAGGAGCATCTTTTATCCATCTGCCCACCCCTGCTACCATCACCCTACCTCTTCCACCCATTGCCACACACTTCCTCTTCTCCAGTTTACTTGCTCAAGTTTTGCAGCCTTGACCGGAAGGGATTGCTTCATGGTAGTATAAACAATTTATCTCATCTATTAATGTTGTTAACCTTAACTTTTTATATTGGAGTAATTACACTTGTGATATTTTTCTCAGATGTTACTCGTGTTCTCGATGAGCTCGACCATGCCATTCAGAAAGTGAAGGTTACTACAACTCCTGATGGATGCTCTCTTGATCTCTTCTTCATAAGAGATAACTTGTAAGGTTTCCGATTTTGTACAAGGAAATGTATGGATTTATTAGATTGTAGCTTATAGAGTTATTGTCCGTCTTATCTCTTCTTGAATGCTCATCTAAtgtttcatttatttgtttaacTACTATGCCACTTGAATGATGTTGTAACTCAGTCACCATTTCTGAATCATCTAGTACCCTAACTTTAAACCTTACATTACAAAACACTGTGACTATGCATTTTAAGATACCCAAATTTGAAAAGTAGATGATATTTCAGTTGATGAATACCTAGATTTGACCTCCTTCTTCTGTTCCATTTTCTATTTATCTTCTGGACTTCACTTGGTTGTTCCTTGTCCTGAGTTGATAAATTAAACCTAAGTCCCTCTTGATGCTATTTCATCTATTATTTTGAGTTGTAATCTATTATCGTCTTTGTAACTAATTTGTTTGTCGATATTTATTCTTTTAGAAGTTATGAGGGGATTTTCTGATTTTGCAAGCTCCAACTGTTAGAAAAAAGTCAATAATGCTACTACCACTTATGTAGCCTTCATATTTTATGCCTTCTGTTTCAGATGATATTGCTAACTTATTTCATTCCAAACAAACTAAGAAGGAAATGTCACTTAAAATTCCATGTAAACAAGTCCTTTGGATTTTATTCCCATGAACTTTCTCTACTTAGCCAAAATCTAGGTATTGCAGGAACATAGAAGCTCAAAACAATTTTTTCACTTACATTCTGAATTGCTCTACGGTTGTCTATTCTACATTTGCTACTACATCAACTGATAGTGCTCTGCCAGCAACATATGTGCTTCTtagtttttaatcatttttactCTATCTGGACAGCTATTGATAGTAAATTACAGTTGTAACTTTCTGTGAGTGTTCAGGGGACTCTTGCATACAAAAGAGAGGCAAGACGAATTATGTGAGTGGTTGTACACTGTTCTCGGTGAATCTTGTATTAGTTGTGAACTTCAGTTAGCAGGATCTCAGTATGATAACCTTCAGTGTGTTTCTTCTCTGTCTCCACTTGTTGCTGAAGAACTGTTCAGATTCACACTATCAGACAATGAATCTCGTTCACAAGCTCTGAGCTCGGATATCAAGGAACTGAAAAGGGCAAGCGTAAAAACTGACAATTCCTTGAGCCCTGCTCACACTCTACTTCAGATTAGCTGTGTGGATCACAAAGGTCTTCTTTATGATATCATGCGAACATTGAAAGATTACAGCATTCAGGTTACTACCTGTCTCGTGTACTGATCAATTTGTTTCCAATTGTTCACAAAGTCGTCTTTCAATTTCAT contains:
- the LOC121741955 gene encoding ACT domain-containing protein ACR9-like, yielding MGQCETETSSDDAVSIEKGKKLGDPHIITVNCPDKTGLSCDISHAILEFDLFITRGDVSTDGLWCYIILWVTPHSSSRSHAVRWGNLKEHLLSICPPLLPSPYLFHPLPHTSSSPVYLLKFCSLDRKGLLHDVTRVLDELDHAIQKVKVTTTPDGCSLDLFFIRDNLGLLHTKERQDELCEWLYTVLGESCISCELQLAGSQYDNLQCVSSLSPLVAEELFRFTLSDNESRSQALSSDIKELKRASVKTDNSLSPAHTLLQISCVDHKGLLYDIMRTLKDYSIQVSYGRFLPVNKSYRELDLFIQHKDGKKIVDPEKQEAICSRLKLEMLHPLRVLITNRGPDAELLVANPTELSGRGRPRVFYDVTSALKSLGICVFLAEIGRHSAAEREWEVYRFLLDENCSFQLSSTQVRNQIVDKVRRTLMGW